From Eriocheir sinensis breed Jianghai 21 chromosome 35, ASM2467909v1, whole genome shotgun sequence:
AATTAACATCATTTAAAACAGGAAGAAGGTCTCAACATACAAATACCAATAACATTAAATGCAGGAGGAGTAATGTCACTCAACAAAGTCAAAAACCCTGTCTTATACCTCTCATGTTTTCTATCCTACATTGCATAACTAATATGCAAATGATTGTGTACAACCCTCCAAGACTCCAGGTGTATACAGCCTTACCACATTTTGATACTATTAGAAACCTCAACATAGTTATTCACTTCATAAATCAAACAACTGTGAATGTATACTAAAAATAATTGCATATACATTGTGACTGTCCTAATCAAAATCATACTTTTTCTTAAAATTAGTAGTTTACTAGTTCATGTATGAAAAATAGTAGTAGACCCATCCCACTGCTATTGTGTCTTCCACTACTGCCATTCACTGCTATCACACAGCCTAAAAGCTGCCATCCTCATGGTATCACGCACCTGAAATGCGCTGTCATGCACACAAAACCTGAGTCCGTTAGTGGATTTGAATAACCCAGGCTGTGTGGTACATGGCAGCTGATTGCTGTCATGGACCATCCTTGCTCAGTGAATGGTCGATGCTCCAGCCATTCTCCCGCTTATTCAATCAAGTGCACATCTCTCTACTGACAGCAGTGAAAGCTCCCTTGCATTTGGTTGATGAAACACCCACCAAATGTTGTGCAACATTATGCAATGGAGTGAACAGGTTACGTCAACATAGCTGTGttgtgtgagtgggtgggggtgggggctcAATCTTCGTAAACATGGAGGCATTGTAGCTATATAGGTGTTGCCTCTGCTGCACCCTCTTATTTCCTCCGAAAGTTTCATTCAGCTATGACTGCCGACCTTTACGGGTTAATGGAACCATGCCCACCACTGCTAATTGTAACATTTTTATTGGTTGTAGCATCTTATTCTTATCATTAAAAGATGGCTGTTTTAGTATTTGTAACTCCTAGGAAAACTGACAGAAAAATCAAACTGGCTTATATGTTACAACTCTGAATGATGTGACTATTATGCTAAGTTTCACACTGGGATGAATGGAAAAGATATATACTCATAGTAACATCCATATCATTATAGCATATCCCACTGTATATGGAATATGATATTGGCTTTCACAAAAGTTAAAAGATTTGTCCCACAATACATTACATTTTCTCATATACTTAAACATATTTATATTCCTGAAAAAATGTATCAAGCATTATGATGTAAAGTAGAAAGAAATATTTCACACTGGTACCTTTCACCTTGTGATTCAACATATTTTGCAAACATCTGACCTTGGGCTGCTCTCTCATCTCTTGCTCATATGTGGAAGGTGCATTGCCGTGACTGCGCCTTACTGGAATACTGCgggtcttctcctcttctcccaagAACGTTGACACTAGTGAGGTGTTGCTTTGAAAGTCTGGGTGCTTGGTGTTGATGTAGGCCAACTCAATGGCCACCAAATTTTCAACCTTCGTAGATGAGGGAAATGAATAATTTACTGAAGCATGAATGCATAACTGGATCCAAGTCCAGTTTCAGTGATGTATAATTTAACAACAAACTTGCTTACACGCTAAAGCTACTTTGTGTAACTAATGTCACCAAGGAACCTGTcaataataagaaaacaatagaGAGAATAGTCAGCAACTTTTGGACACTTACAGATACAAGTACACATAAAGGGTAAAAGAACACAAGTGCATATAAAGGGTTAATGGAGAAAATATCTTCATTTTACCATGGAATTGGTGGGAGGCAAGCGTCTTCTCAGAAGTTGAGTTACAACATCAACAATTTTTTCATGCAGTTTGGGAAAGCGAAGCATCTCCTGCTGAACCTGAAAATATTAATAGGATATATACAGATTTATATATTAAGGACACAAGTCTGGGGATAtaccgtatttgacggcttataagacgcactttttcttccctcaaaATGTCTCATTATATTGTCTGGTAGGCCATAGGGCCGTAACATTGTGCGCGAAAAGTTTAAAGCTCAAAGCAGTGAGATGAAGCATCTGACTCATGTGCCAAGATGGAGGAAACTGCCTTTGTTTATGCTTCCCAGTCAAGGCTATGCCAGTGGAAAGGGTTGCTAATTAGTTCATTTAGGTGAGGGTGACGAAACTGCTCAATCAGTAAATGATGCCACTGGCGTGAATGTAAGTATTTCAAAATAGCATTTTAGTTCCCTTTCACACCACTGACTGGAAAGTGCACTTGGACCCTAAGCACATATACACGCCATTGGCGTGAAGGTGCGCGAGAGGATTAAAGTGCTGTGTGGGTTAAGCATCCTCAAACATGGGATGTATACTTCATAATAAGTTAGAAAAGGCTCTTGCACAtagcatctaaaaaaaaaaaaaaaaaaaaaaaaaaaagtggagacaaTACCAACTTCATCAACTAACTTCAAGGAATCTGATTTAGTGAAATAAAAAGTTTCCAATGGCAATGGTCACTAACTCATCATTTTCATGGGTCACCGGCTGGCTTAATTTACAAGTTGGACAAAGCGTCGCGCTCTGCTGAGTGGCATCTGCAAAATAGTCTTGTTTACCATATATATTGATTTTCAATGCCAATATTCTTAGTAATGTAAGTTCATGGTTATTTGTCTGTGATAATTTCTGATATATACTCGAGTATATATTATTAACATCCTTTTAGAGCGGAAACAATGGTCACACGTGTGTTGCAGCTCAGCTATCTCATTTTTTTACGAATGTACTATACCAAATATGCCGTACACGCGTTTTACTTCGCCTTTGTAGAGGTTTAtgcttcaaataaaaaaaaagcttggaGCACATTATCTTTAGCTGCCTTTGTGGAAAAACTGAAATCATGTGGCCAAAACCGAAATAACCTGCCCAACTGACGACCGAAATCGAAGGTCACGAACCCTCcttgcacccacccacacacttgcCACTGCACACATTCACTCCTGTCCTCAGCCTCAGTCAGTAAAGATGGAATAGGCAGTGAAGAGCAAGCGAGCAGACTCAGGCGGAGGCAGGGCAGCGCGTgtggtttgttattgttttggtagACACGGGGGACAATCTCAGCTGCAGTGTCATTCTCAAATACCATTTATGACGAAAGTAAGCTATTTATGGGTTCTGTGTAAATGCATTTTCTTTaaagtatataaaaagaaaaaaaaaataataaaaacattgagtTCAATCcatcaatacataaaataataatttgtcCCAGAAAAACAGATGGTACAAAGAGCATGAAACATCTATATACAATGATTTCCATTATTAAAGTCTTTATACTATGGAGTAATGTGTAAAAGTGTTGTAATTATTCTATCTTTTCGTTTAGTGATAACATAATGTACATAGAAAATAGAGATCCAGTTGTCCAACTTGTCTGTGAAATATTATTGTCTGGTGAATCAGGCAACTGCTGACTGAGTTAGTGGCCTTGGCCATTGAGATTGTGAGTTAAGAACAGACTGACAATATTTGATGTTGAAGATTTGTTAatgaagaaaacataagaaatatCTGGAAGGTTGTGTTGTGGCTGACAAATGGAGAAATTGAATATTTGGCCCTATGAAAGTCACCAGGTTCCTTCTACCCAAATCTTAAGTAAGAAATAGATAAGAAGTTAAGTTATCTACCCTTAAATTCTGCAACTTTTGTTGAGATGAACAGCTGGAAAATGAGTAGAGTAATGCAGAGTAAAGTAGTCCGTTTAAGAATGGATAGGATGAGCTTATCAATCCACTCTGCAATAGAAATAGCCATACGTTTGATTGATCTATATTCTCTAGGTATTATACCTCAGTTCCACAAAACTGGATGATTCTCTGCATTTCCTCGTGGACCAACTCAACACAGCGGAGGGAAGGGTCCTCCAGCCTGCGAATCTGTCTCTTCACCAGCAGCTCAAAGGAAACCtgatgagaaaaaaacaaaccaTTTCTGTTCATAATCCCTACACATCAGAAAGCATTAGCTGAGGATATTTACTATTTAATTACCATATTTGGCAGCATATAAATGACCTCCAAAATTTCCAATCAAAATGTGAGCTTGCAGCCCCATAACCCTTGTCTTTTATTACTTTCCACTAACCAGTGAACTGATAATGTTATCAACACCTTGCTAAACAGCACAGCCTATGGTTAGATTTTACCTTTCACCAGCTTCTGGGTTTCATGGGTAATACTTAGTCACCAcctttctcctctgtctcctgGTAATATTTATCTTACTAAAATCTCACATATTTCTTCACTTTCCTAGTTTTACCAGTGCCTTACACATAGTGTCTAGTAATTATTTTGTATAAACTTTCCATCATACAGGAAATCAACTGTGTTTGATGCTGATGACAGTGATTTGAACAGTTAAAAATATTCAAGATGAATGTTTGTCAAAGTCCCCCCCCCAGAGACCCATAACTATGGGATAAAGAGGTAATGATTTTTAGCCAGTGATTCAGATAACCCAGCACATATGGTATATATGGCATTACCTGTGCTGTATCTTGGATCTTACCTCTGGTACAAACAAGGCTGGCCTCGGTCCTGTGGCATTTCGTATTGCAGTGAGAATGTCCATCTGTGTCAAGCCAGCAAGTGGGTGGATGCAGTCCAGGGTACGACCAAATGTTTCATGGAAAATATAGCAGATTCGAGCACCCCCACACCTGTtaaggaaattaaataaacacTACACTCAGTGGAAATTAAGAAGGAGAAAATCCACACCAGTCAGTGAGGATATATTCCAGAAAAGTTTTGGTGACAAAAGTTGGTTTGCTTCTATATCATATATACTGCCACTGCTTTGCGAAGTGGCAGTAccgtaaccaatgaggttcatcCGATGTGCATTGTTGCCGATGAGTAGAGCTTCCTTGTTTTGGGGTATTGGGAAAAGAGCAATACGACTACCTTCTGACTGGGAgggtagcctaccccatcctcaccttcacgcggTACACACCGTTATTATACCTTGTGGGTTTTAATCCTTTTGCCTGgacaaggagcaagtctccataatACTACATTGGACTGGCCACCCACTGGTagcctctaatacttttatcaAGTTTAGAGGCAGGAGCAATGACCAGGGAGTGGCAGGAGAATAGGGAATGCTTGAGACTGGTGACTATTAATGTGAATGGGTTAggtgatgaagaaaagaggagggatgattgaaaattttgtgaagtggatgtgttgggagtgagtgaaatgCATATTAGAGGAACAGGTACGAGTGATGGTCGAGAGGGTAtatgggagggtgtgcctgggggggctGTATGGACAGGGGTGGATGAGAAGTATAATGGCAGGAGTAAGGAAGCATGTGCtgttgtgatgtctgaaagagtgtggaatggtgtgactgattatggttggaaggaaTCAAGacttgtgtgggtgaaaggaaaagtatgtTACATAAAGTATatatgggtgtgtatttatgcaccagtaaatgtgaaaagtaaaaaaggactgagggaaagggaTGCCTTTTGGGAGGAAGTGGTTGCATGttgtgagaaagaaaggaaacttattatgatgggagatatgaatgctaaagtgggtgatgaatgtgtgatggatgtggtgggaaaatgggggatacctagaaagaatgaaaatggagagtgcctggtggaggtctgtgctgagagggggtTGTGcatagcgaacaccttctttcagcacaagaatatccaccgatacacatggaggaggggggaagatcaTGAGCAGAAAgtattgattgattatgtggcagtagatggaagacttagAAAAGATATTTGTGAtgcaaaggtagtaagaggaatgttcaatGGCTCTGACTATCTTGCAGAGCTGGTAAAATTAAAGTTaaaggaaaagtgggtgtttgaaaagaaaggtgaagtaaaaaaggaaatattgaagatagaaaagttacaggaaaaagaaataagagatgaGTATAAACgagaaatggcagaggccttaagtgaaaaatgggaaagtgtaaaagataatacagatATTGAATAAGTTtttagaacatttaaagaagtaatgttaaccacaacaaaaaaagtgttagggatgaaagtggtgagtgatggaaaaagaaaaggaaatccatggtggacagaagagataaggaggatagtaaaagagaaaagggaacttttaagaatactcaagaaagaaatgtggctgagcaagtaaaaagggaaaggaaaaagaaatatagagaatgcaaaatgaaattaaaacgaGCAATAACAGAAAGTAAGGAgtgagttgatgaagactttggaaaaagactaagtgaaaaatataaagggaacagaaaatcatattggaaagaagtaaaaaactaaagaaaagcagaaaatatctccccaagtaaaataaatgaagttatggatgagaatggaaagatgttgaaagacggggaagctgtgaaagagagatggagagaatattttaaaaacttaatgaattttgaggatggatgtccagcagctgtaacagcaacagttttgggtggaggtagaggagtatataaagaaggaagtataacatatcaagaagtaaatcaagcaataaaaatataaaaaaatggagaggcagcaggaattgatggaatcacagtagaaatgttgaagtgtggagatgtagttactaaatggatggtcaagatatgtgaagtggcatgggtgggggtggggtgtgggggtgccagcagactggacaaaagccatcattgtcccagtttacaaggggaagggcaggagaggggagtgtgggagctatagatatataagtctcctgagtatacctggaaaggtatatggaagtcataatagagagggtgcaaagacttacagaagagaaaatcagtgaagaacaaggaggcttcaggaagggaagaggatgagtaaATCAGATATTTGCcatcaggatggtagtagaaaaaatattagcagaaggaaagaaactatatgctgccttcatggcttcagaaaaagcttatgacagagtcgaggttttttgtttttttttgcaactagaactcgggtcaggggtgacatgtaggtgattttaagctcaccaccttatccactaggccaccgcctccctattGGATGGCATTGTGGAatgttttaaagatatatggtgtgggaggaaaactgcttaatgcaataaagtctttctatgagatgcatctgcatgtgtcaaaattaggtggagaaacaagtgaacattttgagataaaagtgggcttaaggcaggggtgtgtcatgtcaccatagTTGTTCAATATTcaatatggatggtgttatgagagatttgaagggcaaagttggggaagttggagtaaaaatgtacgctgagggaagtaagtgggtgctgaattcaatcttatttgctgatgacacagtgctcaatgcagaaaatgaaagtgacatacaaaatttggtcagtgtttttgatagtgtatgtaaaaggagagctgaaagtaaatgtcaacaaaagtaaagtgatggtttgtgagcggagtagaagtgaggtcgtggattttgtatgcccatatagagtgggaattgaatgtgaaaaagaatgcaaaataattttgaatggtgaagaaatggaggaggttaatgagtttaagtaccttggatcagttatgtgtaagcatgatggtatggagggagagacaagagaaagggcattgcaaggaagaagggtggtagggtcttcggaacatatcatgaatggcagaagtgtgagcatggaggtaaagagggatttgagaaacacaataatagtaccaaccctcacatatgcaagtgaaacaagGGCCTGGAAAGAAAGTCAGAGGtttagagtgcaggcagtggaaatgagttattggaggagtgcatgtggtgtgagtagaatggatggaatgagtaatgaaagtgtgtatgagtgttttggaatgtgtcacaggggtgaagggaagaagtgtggagtggtagaagtgaagcaacagactttaaagtggtttggtcacatggagggaatggaggagagtaagatgaccaggagggtgtatgtgagtgagatagagggagggaatgttagaggatgacctccagtgaaatggagggatagggtgcaggagtacgtgagggagaggggtgaaagatccttgagaaactttgagtaggcaaggagggagtgtatgaatagagaaagatggaaactcttctgctgtaTCCATCCCCttgtgggagctcctaggagcaggtgtcgatgagatgatgatgatgattatccAGCCAGCAATCATGAATTTTTCCCACAAACCTACATGACTAAATATTTTCAGATGAACAATATTTCACAGGTAAATGAATATTTATTGACATTGTCATGAACATATTCAAGTTTCAGGGCCTAAAGGCATATTTTCATAAAGAAATATGTAGATAAAAGTTTTCATTGTTTTGGTATGGGTGTAACAGCAAGTGTGGATATTGGAGATGTTCATTGGTTGAAGCAAGGTACTTTGAGATGACTTGGACACGTGACAAGAATAAATGAGGATGGCTTTGTGAAGACAGAGTATGAGTATGATTGAGGGAAATGATATcagggaggaaaactgcttagtgcaatacagtctttctatgaggatgcatctgcatgtgtcaaaattactggagaaacaagtgaacattttaagataaaagtgggcttaagacaagggtgcgtcatgtcaccatggttattcaatatttatatggatggtgttattagagaaattaagggcaaagttggagaagttggagtaagactgttcgatgagggaaggaagtgggtactgaattcgatactgtttgctgatgacacggtgctcattgcagaaaatgaaagtgacctacaaaatttggtcagtgtttttgatagtgactgtaacaggagaaagctgaaagtaaatgtcaacaaaagtaaagtgatggtttgtaaGCGAAGTAGAAGTgtggttgtagattttgtatgcccatacagtgggaattgaatgtgaaaaagaatgcaaaatagttttgaatggtgaagaaatgaaggatgtcaatgagtttaagtaccttggatcagttatgtgtaagcatggtggtatggagggagagataagagaaagggcattgcaaggaagaagggtggtagggtctttgggacaaatcatgaatggcagaagtgtgagcatggaggtaaagtaatagtaccaaccctcacatatgcaagtgaaacgtgggaatggaatgaaagtcagGTCTAGAGtccaggcagtggaaatgagttatttgagcagtgcttgtggtgtgagtagaatggatggaatgaataatgaaagtgtgtacgagcattttggaatgtgtcactggggtgaagggaagaagtgtggagtggtggaagaagtgaagcgacagactttaaagtggtttggccacatggagcgaatggaggagagtaagatgaccagaagggtgtatgtgagtgagatagagggagggaatgctagaggacgacctccagtgaaatggagggatagggcgcaggagtacattagggagaggggggaaagatctttgagaaactttgagcaggcaaggagggagtgtctggataaagttggaagctcttctgctgtggccatcccctggtgggagctcctaggagcaggcgtcgatgaaatgaaatgaagtttgcagttgttattggacaagacaaaaaaaaaagacccttaaaacacccccaagaggaaaaaaaatctataaaaattTGTACCTACAGCGCCGGGGTGCCCGAgcgtgcctgaggggatagtctcgttgtgagcgcttagcaatgaaagggttaaactactccaaccgaatttTAAATATCCTGACCTTTAACGGGCGGCTTCGCCCCCGTGGACccccccagcgtggtaacactacactgtgactgcagcagataatgcataactggcaacttgggcctGTGGGTTacagctgagccaggcgggactcagattccgtaggagtgcccaggagtgtttctaggggggcactaattttatacggatttttgaatagtacggggatcctgggtccctaacccccgtactatttgagggacgactgtatagacgtttcgaaattgggactttttgtcaGTGCGTCAATATATAGACGTTTACTCTCATTTGCCCACACTAGATTGTAGCATGATATATAGATGATTCCTTACCACTAAcaaaattatcaaaataaatcattaTTTGGCATCTCAAGCCCCCTGACACTTAccgacattgcctctcaaggacagtcacTGCTTGTGCTTTGTCGGTGGTGGATGTGCTATGCACATCAGCTAACATGgggaatttttgcatttttttctattttccatgcTTCAAACTATACCACACGGTAGCAGTTTTGCCTAAAAACGAATAAGTACAAAAagaatacatgaaaaaaatgaagaaaagtggagggagggaggtaaaccACATCCAGATCACAAGTCCTGGACATTGCCTTTGCAATGGGTGTGAGTGACTCTAAACCtcatataaatatatcaatatacatataaccaatcaaacttaaataacatctatatatagattcaaatgtttgttcagttttgcggCAGTCTATATATAGACAtcaatctggaatgcccacttgtggggaatctatatatagacgtaTGGATGAAAATTGACGTCTAtacagatgatttttttttctggtagtacACACATCAGCCCTGCTGCCAGGAAGGGGTTAAACATCCTTAGCTGTAATTATGGATGTATGGTTGTGTTTGTAAAGCAACAAATACACAGTTTTTCGTATGGCTTTTCGTATCGATGAACACATTGAACAGTTGGGTGGGCTGCACGGCAACCGTCCAtgctgggaatcgaacccaggctcccAGATTCATAGTCAGGGATGCTAAATACTGCATTGCAGAAGTGTATTAGGTTCAGTAGTGACAGTAATAGGCTAAGAGGAATGGGATAGGAGGCTAGAGGAGGAAGACTGGGCAATCTGTACATGTCAGGGTTGTATGGACACCAAAAGGAATCGGAAAGAATTGTAAAACCAACGTGTTTCTAacacagtgctgggaaaaaaggacACACATGCTTGAATAAATCcaaggaaaaggatagaaaataagtggtttaagcaaaaaaataaagaaataaattgtGAAAATTATAGTGTTATACTGTATTCTAGAGTGGACAAATAATTGGCATAATGTcattgaaaaatataaatatatatatatatatatatatatatatatatatatatatatatatatatatatatatatatatatatatatatatatatatatatatatatatatatatatatatatatatatataacttacaGTTCTGTGGTTTCAATATTTCTGGCAGTGCCTTCAATGGTCTGGCAGTAGGCAGCATTGAACTTGGTAATGATCTGGAGAAGAGTTTGAGCCTTGTCTTGGACATCATCACCATAGCTATTGAGGAGTGTTTGAAATTGTGACATCATCATGGTCACTCGAGTctgcaataaaaataataatgaagtaataaggaaaggtaagaaggtcAGTGGGTGTCATTCATTCATATGAGTAGCTACCTAAGAAATAGCAATGGTGCTACACTTTAGTGACAGATTGTGCTACAACACTGATAAGTTCTTCCAGAACTCCCTCAGCGGACCCAACTCAAACCGACTTATAGGTGAGTCAGACTATAGGAAGATGGAAATTTTTCAATTACAATGTCATGGTAAAAAATATGACATGGAGCTCAGTAAGTTGTAACAAAAGGAAAGTTATGCTGAAGAGGCTATCCAGAACCATGTATGCATAAGACTTCAACAAAATGCAAGTAATGTTGAAATGGAAAACTATAAGTTAATGTAAACCTTGAGTTCAGGAAGGCAGTCTCGAATGTGGTGCATCAGGAGTCTGTTCAGAGTCTTGGCCAGGTAGGGAGTGCCATTGCGGTTGGCCAGAGTTGGGTACCTTCGTTGTAAAAAAGCAGCTTCATCAGCCAGTGCTTCTTTTATGGactggagaggaaaaataaaatttcTCCAATTACATACATGTGTTGTAAAAGCTGAATTCTGAAGCACAATATTTAGAATGGGAAAATGCTGAAAAAGTCTACATGATGTTGATAGGACTACATAAATTGCCAGAAGTACAAAGGTAGGCGCATTATGGTCCCTTCGTTACTGTTTAAGGGAGCAAAACAACTTGGCAAAATAAAAGTTTAACTGACAATCAGTAAGGAACTCTACAGGATGGCTAAAGTCCATGCACCAAGGGATGTGGTGACCATGATGATTATCTTCTCAGCAGTCTCTTCCTATCTGTTTGGTACATCTATTCATTGTACGATACTGCTACAAAACTTTTGCCTTACTTTGCTGTCAATTATGTCTTGCTGAGATCTGTTTACCACACCAATTATTCCTAGCTTTACAGGAATAACTCTGCCACAGAGGATATCAATGGCATCAGTCCCTGTAATGGAAAAAGGTTTTCTCTGTAACAAAACAGCAGGAAACATCTTCAACATAATTAACTCAGAACATATCAATGAGTGGGCATAATGTCCTGATCTACAGCTAACTCCATTCCTAAAAGGTGGTTCAATTGAGTCTGCTTGCCAGACAGCTTCCCAGTTTATAAAACTTTTGGTAAGACTGACAAGTCTGCGTCAGCCATGAGCTTTGTTGGTATCACCTTGTCTCTTCAACTTGAGGTTGTCTAACTGATCTTTTGTATTGATATACTTCTGTCTTCCAACAATGACAAAAATGATGCAAAATCAGTCTTGACTGTTTAATACATACAATGTTAAAAAATGTTCAGATCACTTTTCAAGcagaaataaggaatgaaagtgAGATTATAGGTCAGTATCATGTGTAACGAAAAAAAAATTCCTAAATCATAATCCTAAATAAAATCTAAAATGAGACTTGCTATTGCTCTATACTTAACAAACTTAAGTCACATATATCCAGAAAACAGTGAGGCTCACCTGCATCCATTAGGTCCAGTTTGGTGATGACTGCCAGTGTTCGACGCCCATCTGGATCAACTTCCTTGGCCATTTTAAGACTCTCTGAGGTTGCCATGTCCATGTTGGCAGAGGACACTGCCAGAATGATGGAGTTTGGGTTGCTGATATAATACAGAAGGAGGTCACGGATTTGAATTTCTATGTCCTCTGGTTGGTCCCCAACTGGTACCTGCATGGTAAAGAATTACATAACTTTTTAACAATCATTGCCATGCCATTTGATGATGTCAGGTATTAACttcttcactccggcgacgctgaCGTTGGCGTCCGACAGTgtcactgtatggaaagggttagtcctcttctaaacctcttccatttcctcttaatcctcttctaaacctcttaagaggaaatggaagagggttaagaggaatttagaggaggattaatcctcttccatttcctcttgaccctttccatactgtgacgccgacgtctgcgtcacagatggaaagggttgagaacacgtaaaaaaaaaaaaaaaaaaaaaaaaaaaggtgaagttgCAAGCATAGTCACTGATGGAGATAcaatctctcattttcctcctaaaTACTAAGCATTCTGACACTGATGAACAAAG
This genomic window contains:
- the LOC127007396 gene encoding dynamin-1-like protein isoform X5, yielding MEALIPIINKLQDVFNTVGADSLQLPQIVVVGSQSAGKSSVLESLVGRSFLPRGTGIVTRRPLVLQLVYTTSDDNQHRSAEAGTLDLDEWAQFLHIKDKVFTDFTEVRKEIERETRRIAGDNKGICSEPIRLKIYSDKVVNLTVVDLPGLTKVPVGDQPEDIEIQIRDLLLYYISNPNSIILAVSSANMDMATSESLKMAKEVDPDGRRTLAVITKLDLMDAGTDAIDILCGRVIPVKLGIIGVVNRSQQDIIDSKSIKEALADEAAFLQRRYPTLANRNGTPYLAKTLNRLLMHHIRDCLPELKTRVTMMMSQFQTLLNSYGDDVQDKAQTLLQIITKFNAAYCQTIEGTARNIETTELCGGARICYIFHETFGRTLDCIHPLAGLTQMDILTAIRNATGPRPALFVPEVSFELLVKRQIRRLEDPSLRCVELVHEEMQRIIQFCGTEVQQEMLRFPKLHEKIVDVVTQLLRRRLPPTNSMVENLVAIELAYINTKHPDFQSNTSLVSTFLGEEEKTRSIPVRRSHGNAPSTYEQEMREQPKAQSLQSLHQALPRPITLESQPSQPISKDQANNQNWFSSLIAGPRAELTGPSKEQSREGSPNMTPTHQPVNLLPEVPMQQTRKLTERETKDCEVIERLIKSYFYIVRKSIQDKVPKAVMHFLVNHVKDNLQSELVKHLYRTDEIDTFLSESPEIAQRRKEAAEMLKALQNANVIIGEIRETHMW
- the LOC127007396 gene encoding dynamin-1-like protein isoform X4, whose protein sequence is MEALIPIINKLQDVFNTVGADSLQLPQIVVVGSQSAGKSSVLESLVGRSFLPRGTGIVTRRPLVLQLVYTTSDDNQHRSAEAGTLDLDEWAQFLHIKDKVFTDFTEVRKEIERETRRIAGDNKGICSEPIRLKIYSDKVVNLTVVDLPGLTKVPVGDQPEDIEIQIRDLLLYYISNPNSIILAVSSANMDMATSESLKMAKEVDPDGRRTLAVITKLDLMDAGTDAIDILCGRVIPVKLGIIGVVNRSQQDIIDSKSIKEALADEAAFLQRRYPTLANRNGTPYLAKTLNRLLMHHIRDCLPELKTRVTMMMSQFQTLLNSYGDDVQDKAQTLLQIITKFNAAYCQTIEGTARNIETTELCGGARICYIFHETFGRTLDCIHPLAGLTQMDILTAIRNATGPRPALFVPEVSFELLVKRQIRRLEDPSLRCVELVHEEMQRIIQFCGTEVQQEMLRFPKLHEKIVDVVTQLLRRRLPPTNSMVENLVAIELAYINTKHPDFQSNTSLVSTFLGEEEKTRSIPVRRSHGNAPSTYEQEMREQPKAQSLQSLHQALPRPITLESQPSQPISKDQANNQNWFSSLIAGPRAELTGPSKEQSREGSPNMTPTHQKPVNLLPEVPMQQTRKLTERETKDCEVIERLIKSYFYIVRKSIQDKVPKAVMHFLVNHVKDNLQSELVKHLYRTDEIDTFLSESPEIAQRRKEAAEMLKALQNANVIIGEIRETHMW